From the genome of Vibrio gangliei, one region includes:
- a CDS encoding NnrS family protein has product MLNITDKSVEDKISPVLRLGFRPFFLLGGIYAPIAIAIWVYAFQHGQPSLLHVPALWWHVHEMLFGFAMAIVAGFLLTAVQNWTGINGTKDKRLALIVALWIAPRLLFWTPTPLWLISCIEALFLALVAYEISFRVLKTKGYRNLIFLPFFVLAIVANFASYATIKGMPPFPSIAVWQAMLWWFMLLISIMGGRVIPFFTAKKIGFEKPQPLLWLDAGANLPLLFLFILSFFPLTAAITSPWLMLFAGLTQTIRFMRWQPWKTLKEPLVWSLHASYLCLPVGLIFQGAALNGWITNGLFVAHNLIHLFAIGAMGGVILAMICRVTMGHTGRNIYQGPNMALPFTAIVLAAFIRSLGVGIWPQYMLHLINLSAALWIFAFVMFVIKFGYMLTRARADGHPG; this is encoded by the coding sequence ATGCTCAACATTACTGACAAAAGCGTTGAAGATAAGATATCTCCTGTTCTCCGTTTAGGGTTTCGCCCTTTCTTTTTACTGGGCGGGATTTACGCGCCTATTGCCATCGCCATTTGGGTTTATGCCTTCCAACATGGGCAGCCTAGCCTATTACACGTTCCGGCGCTTTGGTGGCACGTACACGAAATGCTGTTTGGCTTCGCCATGGCAATTGTGGCGGGGTTCTTACTGACTGCGGTACAAAACTGGACAGGGATTAACGGTACGAAAGATAAACGTCTCGCATTGATCGTGGCTCTATGGATTGCTCCACGCCTGCTATTTTGGACTCCAACGCCATTGTGGCTTATCTCATGCATTGAGGCGCTTTTTCTTGCCTTGGTAGCCTATGAAATTTCATTTCGCGTGCTTAAAACCAAAGGCTATCGCAATCTGATTTTCCTACCTTTTTTTGTATTGGCTATTGTGGCTAATTTTGCCAGTTATGCCACCATCAAAGGGATGCCACCATTTCCAAGTATCGCTGTCTGGCAAGCGATGCTGTGGTGGTTCATGCTGCTTATCTCAATTATGGGCGGGCGAGTGATTCCCTTTTTTACCGCCAAGAAAATCGGCTTTGAAAAACCGCAACCTTTGCTTTGGCTCGATGCGGGAGCAAACCTACCATTATTATTTTTGTTTATTTTAAGTTTCTTCCCGTTAACCGCAGCCATTACTAGCCCTTGGCTAATGCTATTTGCCGGTTTAACCCAAACTATCCGCTTTATGCGCTGGCAGCCATGGAAAACCCTAAAAGAACCTTTAGTTTGGTCACTGCACGCTTCCTACCTTTGTTTACCGGTCGGTTTAATTTTCCAAGGTGCAGCGCTTAACGGCTGGATAACTAATGGACTATTTGTTGCTCATAACCTTATTCACCTCTTTGCGATTGGTGCCATGGGGGGCGTAATTTTGGCCATGATCTGTCGCGTGACCATGGGCCATACGGGTCGTAATATTTACCAAGGCCCCAACATGGCGCTTCCTTTTACTGCAATTGTATTAGCTGCATTTATTCGTTCATTGGGCGTCGGCATTTGGCCTCAGTATATGCTCCATCTAATTAACTTATCTGCCGCCTTGTGGATATTTGCATTTGTCATGTTTGTGATTAAATTCGGCTACATGCTCACTCGAGCTCGCGCAGATGGCCATCCAGGTTAA
- a CDS encoding 5-oxoprolinase subunit C family protein, whose amino-acid sequence MSLKILNPGSLSLIQDSGRLGYQGIGVAVGGPMDEHAFAWANRLLDNRPTAAQIEITLGGFQAEFTQEAHIALTGADTQADLNGTRLKLWRTHHVPAGSILKCKIMKQGMRAYLAVQGGFIAPEVLGSCATVMRDELGGLEGAGKSLQKGDVIDYQPSSHRLLRQVPQAFIPRYFTPKSELCILDVLACYQYSDFSLQERQRFFRSVYQVTPNSDRMGYRLAGDNIEYAGESLISEGIALGAIQIPSDGQPIVLMADHQTIGGYPKIGCLTRMSVSKLAQCPPGTKIRFQLIDREQAEAEYRKMLTFFMPL is encoded by the coding sequence ATGAGTTTGAAAATACTTAACCCTGGTTCATTGAGTTTGATTCAAGATAGTGGTCGATTGGGGTATCAAGGCATCGGTGTCGCCGTGGGAGGCCCTATGGACGAACATGCTTTTGCTTGGGCGAATCGTTTGTTAGATAACCGACCAACCGCCGCGCAAATAGAAATCACACTTGGCGGTTTTCAAGCTGAATTTACCCAAGAAGCTCACATTGCGCTCACTGGTGCAGACACTCAGGCTGATCTTAATGGCACTCGTCTTAAGCTGTGGAGAACTCATCACGTGCCAGCAGGCTCTATTTTGAAATGTAAAATAATGAAGCAGGGCATGCGAGCTTATTTAGCCGTGCAAGGTGGTTTTATTGCACCAGAGGTATTAGGCAGTTGTGCAACGGTAATGCGAGATGAACTGGGTGGCTTAGAGGGTGCGGGAAAATCGCTTCAAAAGGGGGATGTTATCGATTATCAACCTTCATCACACCGCCTTTTAAGGCAAGTGCCGCAAGCGTTTATTCCTCGTTATTTCACGCCTAAATCTGAACTTTGTATTTTGGATGTGCTGGCTTGTTACCAATATTCTGACTTTTCACTGCAAGAACGCCAGCGCTTTTTCCGCTCGGTTTATCAGGTGACACCGAATTCAGATCGCATGGGTTATCGCCTTGCGGGGGACAACATTGAATATGCTGGTGAGAGCTTAATATCAGAAGGCATTGCTTTAGGTGCGATTCAAATTCCATCCGATGGCCAGCCGATAGTACTCATGGCCGATCATCAAACCATCGGTGGTTATCCTAAAATAGGCTGTTTGACTCGCATGAGTGTCAGTAAACTTGCGCAATGTCCACCAGGTACGAAGATTCGGTTTCAGTTAATCGACCGAGAACAAGCCGAAGCCGAGTACAGGAAGATGCTTACGTTTTTTATGCCGCTTTAA
- the pxpB gene encoding 5-oxoprolinase subunit PxpB → MQIEQVSETTLMIAYERMIDPQTSDRILGTLSVLQQQMGEVIIDAIPSYCSILLMIDVRKMALKDCQRQIEDLLEQYDCQSIPEMDIEFELPVYYGEEVALDAKDICKRTGLSWQQIVELHSQASYRVYAIGFAPGFAYLGHVDPKLVFERKSTPRLQVPKGSVAIAGQQTAVYPKASPGGWHIIGRTPVPLVDFERENLSLFHIGARVRFQPISKQRYLELGGELAQKTGKAS, encoded by the coding sequence AAACTACCTTGATGATTGCTTATGAGAGGATGATCGACCCGCAAACCTCAGACCGAATTTTAGGCACCTTGTCGGTGTTGCAGCAGCAAATGGGGGAAGTGATCATTGATGCGATTCCTTCTTATTGCTCAATATTATTGATGATCGATGTGAGAAAAATGGCGTTAAAGGATTGCCAACGTCAAATTGAAGATTTACTCGAGCAATATGATTGTCAATCCATCCCTGAAATGGATATCGAGTTCGAGTTGCCAGTTTATTACGGTGAAGAGGTCGCATTAGATGCCAAGGACATTTGTAAACGTACAGGGTTGTCGTGGCAACAAATTGTCGAATTACATAGTCAGGCGAGTTATCGGGTTTACGCGATTGGCTTTGCCCCCGGTTTTGCTTATTTAGGGCATGTCGACCCCAAATTAGTCTTTGAGCGAAAATCGACTCCTAGGCTGCAAGTGCCTAAAGGTAGTGTCGCCATTGCAGGCCAGCAGACCGCGGTATACCCCAAAGCCTCTCCCGGTGGTTGGCATATCATTGGTCGAACGCCCGTGCCATTGGTAGATTTTGAGCGTGAGAATTTATCTTTATTTCATATTGGAGCAAGGGTGCGTTTTCAACCAATTTCGAAACAACGCTATCTTGAATTAGGCGGCGAGCTTGCTCAGAAAACAGGGAAGGCATCATGA
- the yccS gene encoding YccS family putative transporter translates to MQKLKHYWSDKTINYCVRILIALLGVVLPCWYYGFTTEITPLILGIIAAALAETDDNFMGRIRALILTFICFAIASISIEVLFPYPALFAIGLFTSTFGFIMLGAIGPRYASIAFGSLLIAIYTMLGYHLYDSIWFQPVLLLIGAAWYSFISMIWQIFWPMQPVQQSLANVFEEIADYLEAKSALFHPVAGLTPQPYRILESQLNSATVNALNQCKNTLLTRSKRGHVDGPSDRYLQLYFLAQDIHERISSTHYRYQDLADHFSRSDVLFRFKHLMQAQAKACRDISEALESGFQYKYDGDSILALDELQASMQFLKDQNRPEWKLPLAQLFYLFNNLITVEKQLSNVSNPDASKFTPENTSNKANDFSLHDTTAHTPKAMWQRIRNNLHRDSMLFRHALRMSIVLTLGYGIIQGFGLELGYWIMLTSLFVCQPNFSATRQKLTARVIGTIIGLLVGVPLLTLFPSQESQLVFLVVSGTLFFAFRINNYGSATAFITLLVLFCFSQLGEGFAVILPRLADTLIGCGLAVLAVRYILPDWQAKKLHKVMSEAIQSNKEYLGQIIAQYRVGKRDDVNYRLARRNAHTMDATLSSAISNMLAEPDKYKKAIDESFRFLTLNHAMLSYISALGAHRKRIDDQDTHLLVLEAHKGIHESLEQLEQQLYYQNGEITPDALNSELDKRLSEWREGDEEAVRLILQQLHLIYRMLPEMYSLANKFSVRVPKNIEAKSS, encoded by the coding sequence ATGCAAAAACTGAAACACTATTGGTCAGACAAAACCATTAACTATTGTGTCCGAATTCTAATAGCCCTATTAGGGGTGGTTTTGCCTTGCTGGTATTACGGTTTTACAACGGAAATCACACCACTCATCTTAGGCATCATCGCAGCCGCCTTAGCCGAAACTGACGACAACTTTATGGGGCGTATCCGTGCTCTGATCTTAACCTTCATCTGTTTTGCGATAGCGTCGATTTCCATTGAAGTTTTATTCCCTTACCCCGCTTTATTTGCTATCGGCTTATTCACCAGTACCTTTGGCTTTATCATGTTGGGCGCGATTGGGCCCCGTTATGCGAGTATTGCGTTTGGCTCATTACTGATCGCCATCTATACCATGTTGGGTTATCACCTATACGACAGCATTTGGTTTCAACCGGTGCTCTTATTAATTGGTGCGGCCTGGTATTCTTTTATCTCGATGATTTGGCAAATTTTCTGGCCAATGCAGCCAGTACAACAAAGCCTTGCCAATGTGTTTGAAGAAATTGCCGACTATTTGGAAGCCAAAAGCGCGCTCTTTCACCCCGTTGCTGGATTAACACCACAACCTTATCGCATTTTGGAAAGCCAGCTCAATTCAGCCACTGTCAATGCGTTGAACCAATGCAAGAATACTCTACTCACCCGCTCGAAACGTGGCCATGTGGACGGGCCAAGCGATCGTTATTTACAGTTGTATTTTCTTGCACAAGATATTCACGAGCGTATTAGTTCCACTCATTATCGCTACCAAGATCTGGCCGATCATTTTTCTCGCAGCGACGTGCTTTTCCGCTTTAAACATTTAATGCAAGCGCAAGCGAAAGCCTGTAGAGATATTTCTGAAGCGTTAGAATCAGGCTTTCAATACAAATACGATGGTGATTCCATCTTAGCTTTGGATGAGCTGCAAGCCTCAATGCAATTTTTGAAAGACCAAAACCGCCCTGAATGGAAATTACCTTTAGCCCAGCTGTTCTATCTGTTTAATAACCTCATTACGGTTGAAAAACAGCTATCGAATGTCAGCAATCCAGATGCGTCTAAATTCACACCCGAAAATACCAGCAATAAAGCGAATGATTTCTCATTGCATGACACCACCGCGCACACACCCAAAGCCATGTGGCAGCGTATACGCAATAATTTACATCGAGATTCCATGCTGTTTCGTCATGCATTGCGTATGTCAATTGTACTCACACTCGGTTACGGCATTATTCAAGGTTTCGGTTTAGAACTCGGCTATTGGATCATGCTAACCAGTTTATTTGTATGCCAACCAAACTTTAGTGCCACAAGGCAAAAACTGACCGCACGCGTTATCGGCACCATTATCGGTTTATTGGTCGGCGTACCTTTACTCACGTTATTCCCTTCACAAGAAAGCCAATTGGTCTTCCTTGTGGTTTCCGGCACCTTATTCTTTGCCTTTAGGATCAACAACTACGGTTCCGCTACTGCTTTCATAACCTTGTTAGTACTTTTCTGCTTTAGCCAGTTAGGCGAAGGGTTTGCGGTCATTTTGCCACGCTTGGCAGATACATTAATCGGTTGTGGCTTAGCCGTTCTAGCGGTGCGTTATATTCTGCCCGACTGGCAAGCCAAAAAACTGCACAAAGTGATGTCGGAAGCGATTCAATCAAATAAAGAATACCTCGGACAAATCATCGCGCAATATCGTGTGGGGAAACGTGATGATGTGAATTATCGCTTAGCCAGACGTAATGCTCATACGATGGACGCAACGCTCAGTAGCGCCATCAGTAACATGTTGGCAGAACCGGATAAGTACAAAAAAGCGATTGATGAAAGTTTCCGTTTCTTAACACTCAACCATGCGATGCTAAGCTACATATCGGCACTGGGTGCGCACCGCAAACGTATTGATGATCAAGATACCCACTTATTAGTTTTAGAAGCGCACAAAGGTATTCACGAAAGTTTAGAGCAACTAGAGCAACAACTTTATTATCAAAACGGTGAGATCACCCCCGATGCTCTAAACAGTGAACTAGATAAACGCTTGAGTGAATGGCGAGAAGGTGATGAAGAAGCTGTACGCCTTATTCTGCAACAGCTGCACCTTATTTATCGCATGCTGCCAGAGATGTACTCACTCGCGAATAAGTTTTCGGTGCGCGTGCCTAAAAACATTGAAGCAAAATCAAGTTAG
- the helD gene encoding DNA helicase IV has product MQLSASRFAQFFIQDEYRQVEVKDQRIILSSPTDEIQIPFAAWNGEVTVERGLLWGNLYFHSYEEDAEQIQWLVQGLPWLDCRDFAQMAVGEYRRWQLNQSESLAELLPTWLKQLKELVNQSGYLTHSSLEFWMKGISDDLAKKDMSLPEIINIFPTHNEWDEEDRFQHSEPSLVSGLKRWLTHPEASIEQRNQTWLSNQEAEWKNYFQQCEKSPLNPSQQRAVLLNDDHTLILAGAGSGKTSVLMAKVGYLLQSGQAQPEELLLVAFGRDAAKEMQQRIQEKFGEQGAKIKVQTFHQLGLDIIRSVEGGQVEISPLATTPAQKTAWFSQWLKMHWMTETNFKRWQKHLAEWPIAFLKGDVELGSHAENPKLLAWLEQQVDQLSALQMTKKQLQEQLIEREDYPQLNSELMLAWPCYQAWQKMLKDENQIDFNSMISKATQYARNGKFKPQWRFMMVDEYQDISPNRLDLLTSICHASVHKTELGETTTQQPCSLFAVGDDWQAIYRFAGADVNLTTGFKQRFPHAHIHYLDTTYRFNNQIGEVANRFIQVNPYQLEKTLNSHKQQKQKAVTIAPMHTLEHILSELNGQNKARKKVMILGRNHYHEPQDLRTLQKLNLHLDIEFKTCHASKGKEADYVIIVSVDEGQFPAVERHKHLHDALLSSDDAFPNAEERRLFYVAMTRAKEKVWILHNANPSSFVKELKGNRYPVVIKKR; this is encoded by the coding sequence ATGCAATTAAGCGCCAGCCGTTTTGCTCAATTTTTTATTCAAGATGAATATCGACAAGTTGAAGTCAAAGATCAGCGCATTATTTTGTCGTCACCGACAGATGAGATCCAAATTCCTTTTGCTGCCTGGAACGGTGAAGTAACGGTTGAACGAGGCTTACTTTGGGGCAATCTCTATTTTCATTCTTATGAAGAAGATGCCGAGCAAATTCAGTGGTTAGTACAAGGTTTACCTTGGTTAGATTGTCGTGACTTCGCGCAAATGGCGGTAGGGGAATATCGACGTTGGCAACTTAACCAAAGTGAGTCGTTAGCGGAATTGCTGCCGACCTGGCTTAAACAATTGAAAGAGTTGGTGAATCAATCCGGCTATTTGACCCATTCATCTTTAGAGTTTTGGATGAAAGGTATCTCTGATGACTTGGCGAAAAAAGACATGTCATTACCTGAAATTATCAATATCTTTCCAACCCATAACGAATGGGATGAAGAAGACCGTTTCCAACACAGTGAGCCGTCTTTAGTCAGTGGTTTAAAACGCTGGTTGACTCACCCTGAGGCTTCGATTGAACAGCGCAATCAAACTTGGTTGTCTAATCAAGAAGCGGAATGGAAAAACTACTTCCAACAATGTGAAAAGTCGCCTCTTAATCCATCGCAGCAGCGAGCCGTGCTACTCAATGATGACCATACTCTGATTTTGGCTGGTGCTGGTTCAGGTAAAACCAGTGTGTTAATGGCAAAAGTGGGTTACTTATTACAAAGTGGGCAAGCTCAACCAGAAGAATTATTGTTGGTTGCTTTTGGTCGTGATGCGGCGAAAGAAATGCAGCAACGTATTCAAGAAAAATTTGGTGAGCAGGGCGCAAAGATCAAAGTTCAGACTTTCCATCAATTGGGGTTAGACATTATTCGCTCTGTTGAAGGTGGACAAGTTGAAATCTCTCCTCTTGCAACGACTCCAGCGCAAAAGACCGCTTGGTTTTCACAATGGTTAAAAATGCATTGGATGACGGAAACCAACTTTAAACGTTGGCAAAAACACTTAGCAGAATGGCCGATTGCGTTCTTAAAAGGGGATGTTGAACTGGGATCTCATGCAGAAAACCCGAAATTATTGGCTTGGCTTGAGCAACAAGTCGATCAGCTTTCGGCATTGCAAATGACCAAAAAACAACTGCAAGAACAGCTTATTGAGCGAGAAGACTACCCGCAATTAAACAGCGAATTAATGCTGGCTTGGCCGTGTTATCAAGCGTGGCAAAAAATGCTGAAAGACGAAAATCAAATCGATTTTAACAGCATGATTTCGAAAGCCACTCAGTACGCGCGTAATGGTAAATTTAAACCACAATGGCGCTTTATGATGGTGGATGAATATCAAGATATTTCGCCAAATCGCTTGGATCTGCTGACCAGTATTTGCCATGCTAGCGTACATAAAACGGAATTGGGTGAAACCACGACTCAACAGCCGTGTTCATTATTTGCTGTCGGTGATGATTGGCAGGCGATTTATCGTTTTGCCGGCGCCGATGTCAATCTCACTACTGGGTTTAAACAGCGTTTCCCCCATGCGCATATTCATTATCTAGACACTACATATCGCTTTAATAATCAAATTGGTGAAGTGGCAAACCGCTTTATTCAAGTAAATCCATATCAATTAGAAAAAACGCTTAACAGTCATAAACAGCAGAAACAAAAAGCGGTGACGATCGCCCCAATGCACACGCTAGAACATATTTTGAGTGAGCTTAATGGGCAGAATAAAGCACGTAAAAAAGTGATGATTTTAGGGCGCAATCATTACCATGAACCACAAGATTTAAGAACGCTGCAAAAGTTGAATTTGCATTTAGATATTGAGTTCAAAACTTGCCATGCCAGCAAAGGTAAAGAGGCCGATTACGTTATCATTGTGTCGGTGGATGAAGGGCAATTCCCCGCGGTGGAACGCCACAAACATTTGCATGATGCGCTGCTTTCAAGTGACGATGCGTTCCCGAATGCTGAAGAGCGTCGCTTGTTCTATGTTGCGATGACACGCGCCAAAGAGAAAGTTTGGATTTTGCACAACGCTAATCCATCTTCCTTTGTTAAAGAGCTCAAAGGCAATCGCTATCCGGTGGTGATAAAAAAACGTTAG
- the hcp gene encoding hydroxylamine reductase: MFCIQCEQTIRTPAGDGCSYAQGMCGKTSEVSDLQDILVYVLQGVSFWADLGRKFDIVDTEIDEWSPQAFFSTLTNVNFDADRIVEFSNQAYAYKLRLEEKVRAAATLANQALPELTPAAQFALPTAREELLKYAPLAAVNRGHETVDPDVMGLRLLSLYGLKGAAAYMEHARVLGQTDEAIFAEYHQIMSWLGSEPQDLQALLECSMQIGLMNYKIMEMLDRGETETFGHPAPTQVNVKPVKGKCILVSGHDLHDLEKILQQTEGKGINVYTNGEMLPAHGYPQLNKYPHLVGNYGSAWQNQQKEFANFPGAIVMTSNCLLNPEVGQYNDRIFTRSIVGWPNVTHIVGDDFSQVIECALAQEGFKHDEIEHMITVGFGRNALMEAAPAVIDQVKQGNISHFFLVGGCDGDKVERNYFNEFTKQTPDDSLILTLACGKFRFNKEQHGEINGIPRLLDVGQCNDSYSAIQLALALAKEFDCGVNELPLTLVLSWFEQKAIVVLLTLLALGIKGIYTGPTKPAFLTDNLMAVMQEKFDLRGISTVEADLKTILGEKAA; the protein is encoded by the coding sequence ATGTTCTGTATTCAATGTGAGCAAACAATCCGCACCCCTGCTGGCGATGGCTGTTCTTACGCACAAGGTATGTGTGGTAAAACGAGCGAAGTGTCTGATCTGCAAGATATCTTAGTTTACGTATTGCAAGGTGTGTCTTTTTGGGCGGATCTTGGTCGCAAGTTTGATATTGTCGATACAGAAATTGATGAGTGGTCACCTCAAGCATTCTTTTCTACCTTAACTAACGTCAACTTCGATGCGGACCGTATTGTTGAATTTTCTAATCAAGCGTATGCATATAAATTACGTTTAGAAGAAAAAGTCCGTGCAGCGGCAACATTAGCTAATCAAGCATTACCAGAATTAACGCCAGCGGCTCAATTTGCATTACCAACCGCTCGTGAAGAGTTATTAAAATACGCACCTCTTGCAGCCGTAAACCGTGGTCATGAAACGGTAGACCCCGATGTCATGGGGTTACGTTTATTATCTCTATATGGCCTAAAAGGTGCGGCAGCTTATATGGAGCATGCACGCGTACTGGGTCAAACAGATGAAGCTATTTTCGCAGAATATCACCAAATCATGTCTTGGTTAGGCTCTGAGCCTCAAGATCTGCAAGCGTTGCTTGAGTGTTCAATGCAAATTGGTTTGATGAACTACAAGATCATGGAAATGCTTGACCGTGGTGAAACGGAAACTTTTGGTCACCCAGCGCCAACTCAAGTCAACGTTAAGCCAGTCAAAGGCAAATGTATTCTCGTGTCTGGCCATGATTTGCATGACCTTGAAAAAATCCTACAACAAACTGAAGGCAAAGGGATTAACGTTTACACCAATGGTGAAATGTTACCAGCGCATGGTTACCCTCAATTAAATAAATATCCTCATTTAGTCGGTAACTATGGCAGTGCTTGGCAGAATCAGCAAAAAGAATTTGCGAACTTCCCGGGTGCGATTGTGATGACATCAAACTGCCTATTAAACCCAGAAGTGGGCCAATACAACGATCGTATCTTTACTCGTAGTATTGTAGGTTGGCCAAATGTGACTCATATTGTCGGTGATGATTTCTCACAAGTGATTGAATGTGCATTAGCGCAAGAAGGGTTCAAACACGATGAAATTGAACACATGATCACAGTGGGTTTTGGTCGTAATGCATTGATGGAAGCGGCGCCTGCGGTTATCGATCAGGTGAAACAAGGTAACATCAGCCATTTCTTCCTAGTGGGCGGCTGTGATGGTGACAAAGTGGAGCGTAACTACTTCAATGAGTTCACGAAACAAACGCCAGATGACAGCCTAATTCTAACGCTGGCTTGCGGTAAGTTCCGTTTCAATAAAGAACAGCATGGTGAAATCAATGGCATTCCTCGTCTCTTAGATGTGGGCCAATGTAATGACTCATACTCAGCGATTCAATTAGCACTCGCATTGGCAAAAGAGTTTGATTGTGGCGTGAATGAGCTGCCACTGACTTTGGTTCTATCTTGGTTTGAGCAAAAAGCCATTGTGGTTCTATTAACGCTTCTTGCATTAGGCATTAAAGGTATATATACCGGCCCAACCAAGCCGGCATTCTTAACCGATAACCTCATGGCTGTGATGCAAGAGAAATTTGACCTACGTGGGATCTCAACGGTTGAAGCCGACTTAAAAACTATTTTAGGCGAAAAAGCGGCGTAA
- the norR gene encoding nitric oxide reductase transcriptional regulator NorR translates to MNRTSPNASIEQVLLNIALELNAGIPTVKHYQKLIDAVHQLLPCDACALFILNHQQQLVPVAMSGLSNEVLGRTFTPDLHPRLAMIIQSQDPVRFPQDSTLPDPFDGLLANDPHHNIDVHACMGCTLYVENTLVGVLTLDAQNSGAFDEIADETIKTFATLAAGIVRNISLFEALNKANRQQQSINKVLIDEARNRGGKLVGISPQIKQLLTNIKMVAQSNYAVLISGETGTGKELVAHRIHAKSLRSDKPMVYVNCAALPESIAESELFGHIKGAFTGATSNRAGKFELADGGTIFLDEIGELPLLLQAKLLRVIQQGEVQRVGADKNSFIDVRIIAATNRDLDKEVKEGRFRSDLFHRLNVFPIQVPPLREREGDIPVLIGHILDNIRIQFQLKVLHMHPQALRHLEQQPWLGNVRELEHTLMRAGLRAMQEGGEMIEWRHFLTDFSATLPETEGANTQSTVLPNEPIAMRSAVEQYQKQLIEHALAKNGGVWAKAAEFLQMDRGNLYRMGKKLGL, encoded by the coding sequence ATGAATAGAACCTCTCCGAATGCTTCGATTGAACAAGTCTTGCTGAATATTGCCTTAGAACTCAATGCGGGTATTCCGACAGTCAAGCATTACCAAAAATTGATTGATGCGGTGCACCAGTTATTGCCGTGTGATGCATGCGCTTTGTTTATTCTTAACCATCAACAACAACTTGTGCCCGTGGCAATGAGTGGTTTGTCTAATGAAGTGTTAGGTCGAACCTTTACGCCGGATTTGCACCCCCGTTTAGCGATGATAATACAAAGCCAGGATCCTGTTCGCTTTCCACAGGATTCCACTCTTCCAGATCCATTTGATGGGCTATTAGCGAATGACCCGCATCATAACATCGATGTCCATGCTTGTATGGGCTGCACCTTATATGTCGAAAATACCTTAGTGGGCGTATTAACTCTCGATGCACAAAATTCAGGGGCTTTTGATGAGATAGCAGACGAAACTATCAAAACCTTTGCCACCTTGGCTGCGGGGATCGTACGTAATATCAGCCTGTTTGAAGCGCTGAATAAAGCCAACCGTCAGCAACAATCGATCAATAAAGTCTTGATCGATGAAGCGCGTAATCGAGGTGGAAAGCTGGTGGGCATTAGCCCTCAAATCAAACAGTTATTGACTAACATTAAAATGGTGGCGCAATCGAATTATGCTGTACTCATCAGTGGTGAAACTGGCACCGGTAAAGAGCTCGTTGCACATCGTATTCATGCCAAAAGCCTGCGCTCTGATAAACCTATGGTCTATGTTAATTGCGCCGCTTTACCGGAATCGATTGCGGAAAGTGAATTATTCGGTCATATCAAAGGCGCGTTTACGGGCGCTACTTCCAACCGAGCAGGTAAGTTTGAACTTGCTGATGGCGGTACGATCTTTCTGGATGAAATTGGTGAATTACCCTTATTGCTGCAAGCCAAGCTATTGCGGGTTATCCAGCAAGGTGAAGTACAGCGTGTTGGCGCTGACAAAAACAGCTTCATTGATGTGCGTATCATTGCCGCGACCAACCGTGATTTAGACAAAGAAGTCAAAGAAGGGCGTTTTCGTTCGGATTTATTTCACCGCTTGAATGTGTTCCCGATCCAGGTGCCGCCTCTACGGGAGCGAGAAGGTGATATTCCGGTATTGATTGGTCACATCCTAGATAACATTCGTATTCAGTTTCAATTAAAAGTGCTGCATATGCATCCGCAAGCCTTACGTCATCTAGAACAACAACCTTGGCTTGGGAATGTGCGTGAATTAGAACACACATTAATGAGAGCGGGTTTACGCGCCATGCAAGAGGGCGGTGAGATGATCGAGTGGAGACATTTTCTCACGGATTTCAGCGCAACACTTCCAGAAACTGAAGGAGCAAACACTCAATCTACTGTTTTACCCAATGAGCCGATTGCCATGCGCAGTGCCGTTGAACAATATCAAAAACAGCTGATTGAACATGCGTTAGCGAAAAATGGTGGCGTGTGGGCCAAAGCGGCTGAATTCTTGCAAATGGATCGTGGTAATTTATATCGAATGGGTAAAAAATTGGGACTATAA